A window of Gossypium raimondii isolate GPD5lz chromosome 7, ASM2569854v1, whole genome shotgun sequence genomic DNA:
AGAGCTATTCTGGTTTTAAGTTGCAGTTTTCTGGTTCGGGGACTGGTAACTAGGGTAAGCTTCGTAATATATTTGTTGTAAAGGATAATGTTGGGCATCCAGGTTGTATAGGTCGTAATAGTACAAGAGATCCTCTTAGAAAGCCTACTTGTATTGCTTGAGGACTTggtcataaatttttttaaaaaaaaagcattaaacaaataattcttttatttaaggATAAATTGAGACTTAATGTGATGgttaataattcttttattcgTATTGCTTTCACAAGATGTAACAAATTTGATTGTGAgatttatttctaataattcttttattttacgcacattaaacataattttgagaaaatattaaaaacctcacgacaccaaaataaaacaatccCAAAGCAGGCAAATGCCGGCAGCAGCCTTTCTCTAATTTATTTGAACAAGACAAAAATGTTTTCATCATTTGATTTCTACATCTCCAAGAAACCTTAATGAATGTGGAGAAAATCAagctctttttgttttttgctaATGAGAAGCCAAAAGAATCTTTGTTTTTTCATTCTTCCAGGTTTCTAGTGTCCATCCCACTCAATGAGAAAGCTATTTAAAAGATACAAGCATGCAGGATTGCCGTTTTAGAATCATGGAACCAATGAGCCACCCACCTTTTGAAATGCCCAAAGTAAGATGAAGCAATAACATTGTAAAGAGAAAAACAATGATTAAAGTGGGGAGGGACTCACATCCAAAGATCCATCCTTCTTCCCTAGGGGAAATGAGCAAATACAAAACCCCAACaagtaaaagaataaacaaGCACTTTTCACCGGAAATcttatacacacatatatattaaataatgcaGAAGTTTGTGTTACATAAAATGTGCACATCCTCCAGAAATTGAAAGACAAAAAGAGACCCTCTTCTGCAAATCATGTTTCTACTTGGATGAATATGGAACCCCATCCAACAAAAGAACCAAATTTTGTgacaaaaaaagaataaagaagacATTATTCTTGAGAATCTAAGAGCAGTACAAGCAGAAACCTTCTCTTCTGCTCACCCTGTATTCTCTCCTAAGGGAGCAATCAACTTTTTCCCATCTCCATTTCATTCCAATTACAAACTCTCAACTCTTAACAAAAATGACCCGAAAAGAAAACTAGTTAATGGTTAACTTAGGAGCCACGTCGGGGGCTAGCTTTGCTTTTAGGCCACCATCTGCTCTTGCTCTGCATACAATTGCTCCATCCAGGCAGGGAGCATCTCCGCACCCCCAGAGCTAAGATGACACTGCTGCTGCTCATCCTCCAAACTCAACTGTCCAGAAGGAGTGTCCTTTGCCAGAGACTGTACCCGAGACACATCAGGCTCATCAGAACTTGATGGCATTGAGAGTACTGCATTTCCAAAATTGCTTCGGAACCCAAAAGAAGCAGATTTTCTCATCTTGTTTAGCTCTTCTCCTTGTATACCCCAGTCTAATCTGCCATCAGGGGAACCCCAATCTGAAAGGTTAGAAGGCACTGCATTTGCTGAAGAAGCTGGCGAAAATATCCCTGAATGACAATTCACACCAGTACGCTCAATAAAGCTCTGGCTTCGGTTTGCAAAGGCAGCTGACCTCGAACTTAAAAGTGTTGCTGCAGTTGGCCCAAAGGGATCAATCCCAAAGGATGGAGATGCCCTCACAGGAGAGGATGCTAGGTTGGTAGGGTAGCTAGCACGGAGCTGCTGGTCAATATTCTGACGCATCCGCAATCCAGTGGGAGATTGCAGCTGAGGAGCTGCAGCGTCAAGTGAATTTCCCTGTAATTGTGGCAAATTAATAGGATCAAGAGATCCAAAAATATCCTCAAGGCTAGTGGGCTTCACCCCTCCAAACCTATTTAATTCCCCATTTCGGTCACCAGAGGCAGAAAAGGCTGAAGCAGTAGACAAGGGATTGTTCCAGCTGGTTGGGGAGGAAATACCAGATATCTCATCAATTAGCTGCTTGTGCTGGTGGAGATGATGACTTTCCAACCCAAATAGTTCCATGTCTAAGTCCATATCCCGAGCACTTAACGCAGCTTTCAACCTACTACCAGGAAGCTGCAAAGTAGGAGGCAAGATGTTAGACTGATTTGGCCACATAGCTCCACCCATAGGAGAAGTGGCACCGGTAGGGGTCAAGGGTGGTGTTGATGTCGGAGGTATCATAATAGATGGAGAGCCAAGAGCAAGTGGGCTCATCGAACCCACATCTAAGGAGGAACCTTTAGCTGAATAAGATCTTGGGGAAGGCACTGCTGAACCTGTTGAAGCATACAACGGACGAAGCTCGTCGGGCTTGTGAGCAAAGAAGCAGACCCTCCTGGTGCAATTAGTCTCATCCTTGCATAAACGAGTTCGATATTGAGCAGGATGAAGCCAGCACTCAAAAATACCATGTGCATACTCACAATTATCACCCTGCCTGCAGGAACCCTTACGAAATTCAGGGCAGGGGACACAACTATAATGATATTTCCTAGGATCACGCCTCCTCGCGTTCTCCCCAGGATGAACAAAGGGGCACTCAGTCCAGTCATGGGAGTAAGCCCTGGAGCAAGGTTTGACCTTAAAAGTATACATCCGAAATTCATCTGTACCATATATTCCATTCTTAATGTCTGGAAGAGTAAGATCGACTGGATATTCTTTCTTCTCAGCTCCTTCCTTCAAAGCCTGAGCCGTTGAATTTTGTTGCTGCTCTTGCCCTTCCATCTCATTTCCTACCTGAGCATGCAAACCCTCTATTTGACCaacactttcctttcctttcaaCAAAGACCCCAACGTTTTCTTCTTGAAGCTAAAAGCTGAGTTGAAAGCTGGAGCAATCAAATCACCAGGCCGGTTTTCATTTGCATCAACAGAAGTGGTATCAGCAGAGGCGCCAAGCAAGATTTGGACA
This region includes:
- the LOC105791960 gene encoding zinc finger CCCH domain-containing protein 66; this encodes MCSGPKSKQAQTSFTMEGESHKEEGLPQKFSILLELSASNDLIGFRRAIEEEGYDIDESSLWYGRRMGSKKLGFEERTPLLVASMFGSKDVINYIIKSGCVDVNRACGSDGATALHCAAAGGSFESAEVVQILLGASADTTSVDANENRPGDLIAPAFNSAFSFKKKTLGSLLKGKESVGQIEGLHAQVGNEMEGQEQQQNSTAQALKEGAEKKEYPVDLTLPDIKNGIYGTDEFRMYTFKVKPCSRAYSHDWTECPFVHPGENARRRDPRKYHYSCVPCPEFRKGSCRQGDNCEYAHGIFECWLHPAQYRTRLCKDETNCTRRVCFFAHKPDELRPLYASTGSAVPSPRSYSAKGSSLDVGSMSPLALGSPSIMIPPTSTPPLTPTGATSPMGGAMWPNQSNILPPTLQLPGSRLKAALSARDMDLDMELFGLESHHLHQHKQLIDEISGISSPTSWNNPLSTASAFSASGDRNGELNRFGGVKPTSLEDIFGSLDPINLPQLQGNSLDAAAPQLQSPTGLRMRQNIDQQLRASYPTNLASSPVRASPSFGIDPFGPTAATLLSSRSAAFANRSQSFIERTGVNCHSGIFSPASSANAVPSNLSDWGSPDGRLDWGIQGEELNKMRKSASFGFRSNFGNAVLSMPSSSDEPDVSRVQSLAKDTPSGQLSLEDEQQQCHLSSGGAEMLPAWMEQLYAEQEQMVA